From the genome of Flavobacterium luteolum, one region includes:
- the serB gene encoding phosphoserine phosphatase SerB produces MAAEDKEIILLKVSGHDKIGVTAGLTAVLAAYDANILDIGQADIHDTLSLGILFEIAAGSSSAPVLKDLLFKAYELEIKVKFIPISIEDYETWVKSQSKQRYIINILGEKLAASQLSAVTQILSDQNLNIDSIIRLTGRTSVVEKEEYPRSCIQLSVTGEIVNKIIMTASFMEISRTLNVDISFQEDNIYRRNRRLVCFDMDSTLIQTEVIDELAELNGVGDQVRAITESAMNGEIDFNESFKKRMALLEGLSEEVLQNVAVNLPITQGAHRLMKALKYYGYKTAILSGGFTYFGEYLQKELGIDYVHANQLEIKDGKLTGKYLGDIVDGQKKAELLKAIAEKEGIHINQTIAVGDGANDLPMLNLAGLGIAFHAKPKVKESASTSISSLGLDGVLYLLGYHDRYIDMM; encoded by the coding sequence ATGGCAGCAGAAGACAAAGAAATAATTTTATTAAAAGTTTCTGGACACGATAAAATTGGAGTTACAGCAGGATTAACAGCTGTATTGGCAGCATACGACGCCAATATTTTAGATATCGGGCAGGCAGATATTCATGATACGCTTTCTTTAGGAATTTTGTTCGAAATTGCTGCAGGTTCTTCTTCAGCGCCTGTTTTAAAAGATCTTTTGTTCAAAGCATATGAATTGGAAATTAAAGTAAAATTTATTCCAATTTCTATCGAAGATTATGAAACTTGGGTAAAATCGCAATCAAAACAACGTTATATCATCAATATTTTGGGTGAGAAACTCGCAGCTTCACAATTGTCTGCAGTTACTCAAATATTGTCAGATCAAAATTTAAATATTGACTCTATTATCCGATTAACAGGAAGAACTTCTGTTGTAGAAAAGGAAGAATATCCGCGTTCTTGTATTCAATTATCTGTTACAGGCGAAATTGTCAACAAGATCATCATGACGGCAAGTTTTATGGAAATTTCCAGAACGCTAAACGTTGATATCTCTTTCCAAGAAGATAATATTTATAGAAGAAACCGCCGTTTGGTTTGCTTCGATATGGATTCGACTTTAATTCAAACCGAAGTAATCGATGAGCTTGCTGAATTGAATGGAGTTGGAGATCAAGTGCGAGCTATTACAGAATCGGCTATGAACGGTGAAATTGATTTCAACGAAAGCTTCAAAAAGCGCATGGCTCTTCTAGAAGGTTTAAGTGAAGAAGTTTTGCAAAATGTTGCTGTCAATTTGCCGATTACACAAGGAGCACATCGTTTGATGAAAGCCTTAAAATACTACGGCTATAAAACAGCAATTCTTTCTGGAGGATTTACTTATTTTGGAGAATATCTTCAAAAAGAATTAGGAATAGATTACGTTCACGCCAATCAATTAGAAATAAAAGATGGTAAATTGACAGGTAAATATTTAGGTGATATTGTAGATGGTCAGAAAAAAGCAGAATTATTAAAAGCAATTGCAGAGAAAGAAGGAATTCATATCAATCAGACAATTGCGGTTGGAGATGGAGCAAACGATTTGCCAATGCTAAACTTGGCTGGTCTAGGAATTGCTTTCCATGCTAAGCCAAAAGTTAAAGAAAGTGCTTCGACGTCAATTTCAAGTTTAGGTCTTGACGGTGTTTTGTACTTATTAGGATATCACGATAGATATATCGATATGATGTAA
- a CDS encoding alpha/beta hydrolase family protein: MNKVILFLTVLFWSFLNAQTKKEITFKETPAILKINNDQIFGTLTTPDLTKKFPVALIIAGSGPTDRNGNNPMMKNNSLKMLAEALAKNGIASLRYDKRAIGESKAAGGSESSLVFENYIQDAKSWINYLKQDKRFSKIIIIGHSEGSLIGMVASGKADKFISIAGAGEPADQILKTQIGAKSMKQLNDMTFPIIDSLKNGFEVKKVDPMLNSLFRPSVQPYLISWFKYNPQTEIQKLTIPILIVQGNNDIQIAVKDAENLKQTNKNADLQIIDKMNHIMKIIDGNQEDNLASYNNETLPISEVLVEKIVSFIQK; encoded by the coding sequence ATGAACAAAGTAATTCTTTTTCTAACCGTTTTGTTTTGGAGTTTCCTAAACGCCCAAACCAAAAAAGAAATCACGTTTAAGGAAACACCAGCGATCTTAAAGATAAATAATGATCAGATTTTTGGTACGCTAACAACACCAGATTTGACCAAAAAATTTCCAGTTGCTTTAATCATTGCCGGTTCTGGCCCAACTGACCGAAACGGGAATAATCCGATGATGAAAAACAATTCTTTAAAAATGCTGGCAGAAGCTTTAGCAAAAAACGGAATTGCATCTTTACGATACGACAAAAGAGCAATCGGAGAAAGTAAAGCTGCCGGTGGATCTGAAAGCAGTCTGGTATTTGAAAACTACATTCAAGATGCAAAAAGCTGGATTAATTATTTAAAACAAGACAAACGTTTTTCTAAAATAATTATAATCGGCCATAGTGAAGGTTCTTTAATTGGAATGGTTGCCAGTGGAAAAGCAGACAAATTTATTTCGATCGCAGGCGCAGGCGAACCGGCAGATCAGATTTTAAAGACACAAATTGGTGCAAAGTCAATGAAACAGCTTAATGATATGACTTTTCCAATTATTGATAGTTTAAAAAACGGATTTGAGGTGAAAAAAGTCGACCCAATGCTGAATTCTCTTTTCAGGCCAAGCGTTCAGCCTTATCTGATTTCGTGGTTCAAATACAATCCGCAGACCGAAATACAAAAACTTACAATTCCTATTTTAATTGTACAAGGAAATAATGACATTCAGATTGCTGTAAAAGATGCCGAAAATTTAAAGCAAACCAATAAAAATGCAGATTTGCAGATTATTGATAAGATGAATCATATTATGAAGATTATTGATGGCAATCAGGAAGATAATTTAGCCAGTTACAATAATGAAACACTTCCTATTTCTGAAGTCCTAGTTGAAAAAATAGTTTCATTTATTCAGAAATAA
- a CDS encoding GH3 auxin-responsive promoter family protein yields the protein MPLSIINSFASWVLKQRIHQIELFLKYPNEVQEELLHNLLTASENTVIGKKYEFSTISSYQTFAERVPIATYEELQPLIERTRLGEQNVFWESPIKWFAKSSGTTNAKSKFIPVSNEALEDCHYKGSKDLLCLYLNNNEDSELFLGKSLRLGGSSQIYENNNTFFGDLSAILIENMPIWAEFSSTPSSKTSLMSEWETKIAAIINETKNENVTSFAGVPSWMLVLMNKVLENTGKQSLLELWPNLEVYFHGGVSFSPYREQYKKLLPSKDFRYYEIYNASEGFFAIQDLNNSSDLLLMLDYGIFYEFIPMDTFGSPNQKVVRLADVELNKNYAIVITTNSGLWRYLIGDTVRFTSLNPYRIRVTGRTKHHINVFGEELMVENTDQAIAKACQVTQTEVIDYTVAPIFMHDKEKGAHEWMIEFKKHPADVGLFQKVLDETLQTLNSDYEAKRYNNMTLNPLVINVARENLFYDWLKERDKLGGQHKIPRLSNQRDYLEQLKEMC from the coding sequence ATGCCTTTATCTATTATCAATTCGTTTGCATCTTGGGTCCTCAAACAAAGGATTCACCAAATAGAGCTTTTTTTAAAATACCCAAATGAAGTTCAGGAAGAATTATTGCATAACTTATTGACGGCATCTGAAAATACAGTTATTGGAAAAAAATATGAATTTTCTACCATTAGTTCCTATCAAACCTTTGCTGAAAGAGTTCCGATTGCAACTTACGAGGAATTACAGCCACTTATTGAACGTACTCGTTTGGGAGAACAAAATGTTTTTTGGGAAAGCCCTATTAAATGGTTTGCCAAATCGAGCGGAACTACAAATGCAAAAAGTAAATTTATTCCTGTAAGTAATGAGGCTTTGGAGGATTGCCATTACAAAGGCAGTAAAGATCTTTTGTGTCTATATTTAAATAATAATGAAGATTCTGAATTGTTTTTAGGAAAAAGTCTCCGTTTAGGAGGAAGCTCTCAGATTTACGAAAACAACAATACTTTCTTCGGTGATCTATCGGCTATTTTAATTGAAAACATGCCTATTTGGGCTGAATTCAGCAGTACGCCAAGCAGCAAAACCTCCCTAATGAGCGAATGGGAAACGAAAATTGCCGCTATTATCAATGAAACTAAAAACGAAAACGTAACCAGTTTTGCAGGAGTTCCTTCTTGGATGCTAGTTTTAATGAATAAAGTTTTAGAGAATACAGGAAAACAGAGTCTACTGGAACTTTGGCCAAATCTGGAAGTTTACTTTCACGGAGGTGTAAGTTTTTCTCCTTATAGAGAACAGTATAAAAAACTTTTACCAAGCAAGGATTTTAGATATTACGAAATATACAATGCCTCTGAAGGCTTTTTTGCAATTCAAGACTTGAATAACTCAAGTGACTTATTATTGATGCTGGATTACGGAATTTTCTACGAATTTATTCCGATGGACACTTTTGGATCTCCAAACCAAAAAGTAGTTCGCTTGGCCGATGTTGAATTGAATAAAAATTACGCTATTGTTATTACTACAAATTCTGGTTTGTGGCGCTATTTAATTGGCGACACGGTTCGTTTTACTTCTTTAAATCCATACAGAATTAGAGTAACGGGACGAACTAAACATCATATCAATGTTTTTGGCGAAGAATTAATGGTAGAAAATACCGATCAGGCGATTGCAAAAGCTTGTCAAGTAACACAAACTGAAGTTATCGATTATACGGTTGCTCCTATTTTTATGCATGATAAAGAAAAAGGCGCTCACGAATGGATGATTGAATTTAAGAAACATCCTGCTGATGTTGGTCTTTTCCAAAAAGTACTAGATGAAACTCTGCAAACTCTAAACTCAGATTACGAAGCGAAACGCTACAATAATATGACTTTAAATCCTTTGGTGATTAATGTTGCTCGAGAGAATTTATTTTATGATTGGCTGAAAGAAAGAGACAAATTAGGAGGCCAGCATAAGATTCCGAGGCTTTCGAATCAGAGAGATTATTTGGAACAATTGAAAGAAATGTGCTAA
- a CDS encoding glycosyltransferase family 9 protein: protein MSVLNKINVHRRSIMRNLTKNVGKANMQDDFILVDKSEIKKVLICRPNGRLGNLLLITPLVQEVSEMFPNCKIDLFVKGTVAPIIFENYDVVDKIIHLPKKPFKSLVEYSKVWISLKKAHYDLAINVDQNSSSGRLAVQFSNAKYKFFGDSNEEQTEQKKDFDHIAKYPVYNFRNYLSKLRLPTNSNKIVAPIDLKLSASEIAEGRKKLREVTNNDKKTICIFTYATGTKCLSEEWWEKFYAQLTAEYKDYNIIEILPVENVSQIGFKAPSFYSKDIREIGSVIANADLFIGADSGIMHLSSAVHTPTIGLFSVSNLKKYEPYDNCSIGIDVNLYTKKEYIKTINSILNNGRLSSYSKAI, encoded by the coding sequence ATGAGTGTTTTAAACAAAATAAACGTACACAGGCGCAGCATAATGCGGAACCTAACGAAGAATGTTGGAAAAGCAAATATGCAGGACGATTTTATTTTGGTCGATAAGAGCGAAATCAAGAAAGTTTTAATCTGTAGGCCAAACGGAAGATTAGGGAATCTTTTATTGATTACCCCACTTGTACAAGAAGTGTCAGAAATGTTTCCAAATTGTAAAATTGATTTGTTTGTGAAAGGGACAGTAGCTCCTATTATTTTTGAAAATTACGATGTCGTTGATAAAATAATTCACTTGCCTAAAAAACCATTTAAAAGTTTAGTAGAATACTCAAAGGTTTGGATTTCATTAAAAAAAGCGCATTATGATTTAGCAATTAATGTGGACCAAAACTCTTCTTCCGGCCGACTGGCGGTTCAATTTTCAAATGCTAAATACAAGTTTTTCGGAGACTCAAATGAAGAACAAACAGAACAGAAGAAAGATTTTGACCACATTGCAAAGTATCCAGTATATAATTTTCGAAATTATTTATCAAAACTGAGATTACCAACAAACAGTAATAAAATAGTTGCTCCAATAGACCTTAAATTATCGGCTTCTGAAATTGCAGAAGGAAGAAAGAAACTAAGAGAAGTAACAAACAACGATAAAAAAACGATTTGCATTTTTACCTACGCAACTGGAACAAAATGTCTTTCGGAAGAGTGGTGGGAAAAGTTTTATGCTCAACTTACTGCCGAATATAAAGACTACAATATTATTGAAATTCTGCCTGTAGAAAACGTTTCTCAAATCGGATTTAAAGCGCCATCATTTTATAGTAAAGATATACGAGAAATAGGATCTGTCATTGCAAATGCTGATTTGTTTATTGGTGCCGACAGCGGAATTATGCATTTATCAAGCGCTGTACATACACCAACAATTGGACTGTTTTCTGTTTCAAATTTGAAAAAATACGAGCCTTATGATAATTGTAGTATTGGTATAGACGTAAATCTCTACACGAAAAAGGAATATATAAAAACAATAAATTCTATTTTGAATAACGGTCGATTAAGTAGCTATTCAAAAGCAATATAA
- a CDS encoding AsmA family protein, producing MLKKVLKISAIVLVVFVAALFAIPFLFKDQIKSKIVEAINESVDAKVSFTDADLSLFKNFPNATVGIEKLVIINKAPFEGDTLVSLGELNLKMSIKELFKGKEEPLSIQGISSTNGLVNIIFNKDGVGNFDIALKDKKEDKKDEASKPLALKIQNYKIENFTFRYIDQGSKIKMVIDSLNHEGTGDFTNSKLDLTTKSTAKVSLDMDKINYMKNVKLTLDAVLGIDLEKSKYTFKENKALINQLPLEFDGFIQMAEKAQIYDLKFKTPTSSFTNFLGLIPSAYAAGLDGVKTTGDFTVNGFAKGELTDTTVPKFNVEIASNNASFQYPNLPKSVQNIVIDTKIINETGILNDTYVNLDKLSFRIDQDVFNAKANIKDITVNPIIDAALKGTINLANLSKAYPIKMDKPLAGILKADVTTNFDMASVEKSQYQNIKNAGTMSLSGFKYTDENNKSMNISTAMVEFNPSKINLKQFDATTGKSDISINGVLENFYGFMFKKQELKGNFNMSSNQLAVDDFMTAGEPAKEETKTPAKPADAMKIPAFLNCTLNAKATTVLYDNLKLKDVSGRLLIKDEKATLENFKTNIFGGSIGLNGAVSTKEKVPTFDMNLGFNQVDIAQTFTQLDMMKKIAPIAGIINGKLNSTIKLNGNLDAKELTPDLKSISGDLIGQLLSTTVNSSNSTLLTALSSNVKFLDLNKVNLNDIKAALTFDNGKVNVKPFDIKYQDIKVTVGGTHGFDQTMNYTLKFDVPAKYLGTEANNLIAKMSPADAAKLDNIPINASLTGNFSNPKISTDMKTAVSNLTTQLVNQQKEKLTQKGTSALTDLINKNTKAKDTTQAAKTEKEQKTQEVTKKASDLLNGLFKKKNP from the coding sequence ATGCTAAAAAAAGTTTTAAAAATAAGTGCCATAGTTCTTGTGGTATTTGTTGCTGCATTATTTGCCATTCCATTTTTGTTTAAAGACCAGATCAAGTCAAAAATCGTCGAAGCCATCAACGAAAGTGTTGATGCCAAAGTAAGTTTTACAGATGCCGATTTAAGTTTATTTAAGAATTTTCCAAACGCAACAGTTGGAATCGAGAAATTAGTTATCATTAACAAAGCTCCTTTTGAAGGTGACACTTTGGTTTCTCTTGGAGAATTGAATTTAAAAATGAGTATTAAAGAACTTTTCAAAGGAAAAGAAGAGCCTTTAAGCATTCAGGGAATTAGTTCTACCAACGGATTAGTAAACATTATTTTTAATAAAGATGGTGTTGGAAACTTCGATATTGCTTTAAAAGACAAAAAAGAAGATAAGAAAGACGAAGCAAGCAAACCTCTTGCATTGAAAATTCAAAACTATAAAATCGAAAATTTTACTTTTAGATACATCGATCAAGGTTCTAAAATTAAAATGGTAATTGACAGTTTAAACCACGAAGGAACTGGAGATTTCACCAATTCGAAGCTAGATTTAACTACAAAATCTACTGCAAAAGTTTCATTAGACATGGATAAAATAAATTACATGAAAAATGTGAAACTAACTCTTGACGCTGTTCTTGGAATTGATTTAGAGAAAAGCAAATATACTTTTAAAGAGAATAAAGCTTTAATCAATCAATTGCCTTTAGAGTTTGATGGATTCATTCAAATGGCAGAGAAAGCGCAGATTTACGATTTAAAGTTTAAAACTCCAACTTCTTCTTTTACCAATTTCTTAGGTTTAATTCCTTCGGCTTATGCTGCAGGTTTAGACGGAGTAAAAACTACTGGAGATTTTACAGTAAACGGTTTTGCAAAAGGAGAACTTACAGATACAACAGTTCCGAAATTTAATGTTGAAATTGCATCTAACAATGCCTCTTTCCAATATCCTAACCTTCCAAAATCGGTTCAAAATATTGTAATTGATACAAAAATCATTAACGAAACTGGAATTTTAAATGATACTTATGTCAACCTAGATAAGTTATCTTTTAGAATTGATCAGGATGTTTTTAACGCTAAAGCGAATATTAAAGACATAACGGTAAATCCTATTATCGATGCGGCTTTAAAAGGAACGATCAACTTGGCTAATCTTTCAAAAGCATATCCAATCAAAATGGATAAACCTTTGGCTGGTATTTTAAAAGCTGATGTTACTACCAATTTTGATATGGCTTCTGTAGAAAAAAGCCAATACCAAAATATCAAAAATGCTGGTACAATGAGCTTGTCAGGATTTAAATATACTGACGAAAACAACAAATCGATGAACATTAGCACAGCGATGGTTGAATTTAATCCGAGCAAAATTAACTTAAAACAATTTGATGCTACGACTGGAAAAAGTGATATTAGCATTAACGGAGTTTTAGAGAATTTCTATGGCTTTATGTTTAAGAAACAAGAGCTGAAAGGAAACTTCAATATGAGCTCAAACCAATTGGCTGTTGACGATTTCATGACTGCTGGCGAACCTGCAAAAGAAGAAACAAAAACTCCTGCAAAACCAGCCGATGCAATGAAGATTCCTGCTTTCTTGAATTGTACATTGAATGCAAAAGCGACTACGGTTTTATATGATAATCTAAAACTTAAAGATGTTTCTGGAAGACTGCTTATTAAAGATGAAAAAGCAACTCTTGAAAACTTTAAAACAAATATTTTCGGAGGATCAATTGGTCTTAACGGAGCAGTTTCTACAAAAGAAAAAGTGCCAACTTTTGATATGAATTTAGGTTTTAATCAAGTTGATATTGCACAGACATTTACGCAGTTGGATATGATGAAAAAAATTGCGCCTATTGCTGGAATCATTAACGGGAAACTGAATTCAACAATCAAACTGAATGGTAATTTGGATGCAAAAGAATTGACTCCAGATCTTAAATCAATTTCAGGAGATTTAATTGGCCAATTACTGTCTACTACAGTAAACTCGAGTAACTCTACTTTACTTACTGCATTAAGTTCTAATGTTAAGTTTCTTGATTTAAATAAAGTGAACCTGAATGATATTAAAGCTGCTTTAACTTTTGATAACGGAAAAGTAAATGTTAAACCTTTTGATATTAAATATCAAGATATTAAAGTAACGGTTGGAGGAACTCATGGTTTCGATCAAACTATGAATTATACTCTAAAATTTGATGTTCCTGCTAAATATTTGGGAACCGAAGCTAACAACTTAATTGCAAAAATGTCTCCTGCAGATGCTGCAAAACTAGATAATATTCCAATCAATGCTTCTTTGACAGGTAATTTCTCAAATCCTAAAATCAGTACCGATATGAAAACTGCTGTGAGCAATTTGACAACACAATTGGTAAATCAGCAGAAAGAAAAACTGACTCAAAAAGGAACCTCAGCACTTACTGATTTGATAAATAAAAACACTAAAGCAAAAGATACAACTCAAGCTGCTAAAACTGAAAAAGAGCAGAAAACTCAAGAAGTAACTAAAAAAGCAAGTGATTTATTGAACGGATTGTTTAAGAAAAAGAATCCTTAA
- a CDS encoding DUF2797 domain-containing protein yields the protein MQYQGVLTKMQTELGSPIQYYLVFEDSFLNMNQLLDKEIEINFVGCQCLNCGKKKKIYRQGFCYECFYSSPAVGDWIMRPELSTAHLGIADRDLEYESKVQLQPHIVYLASACEIKVGVTRKTQVPTRWIDQGASQAIAIVEVPNRYLAGITEVALKDHYTDKTNWRKMLQNSVETFDLIAEKAKIESLIPAEVKDYFYAQKNDVYELQYPVLSYPAKVNSLNLDKTPSFTGKLTGIKGQYLLFENGTVFNVRGSEGYVVTINV from the coding sequence ATGCAATATCAAGGTGTACTGACAAAAATGCAAACTGAACTTGGGAGTCCAATTCAATATTATTTGGTTTTCGAGGATAGTTTCTTAAACATGAATCAATTATTAGATAAAGAAATTGAAATCAATTTTGTGGGTTGCCAATGTTTGAATTGCGGTAAAAAGAAAAAAATATACCGACAAGGTTTTTGTTATGAATGTTTTTATTCAAGTCCAGCAGTTGGAGATTGGATTATGAGGCCAGAATTGAGTACGGCACATTTGGGAATTGCAGACAGGGATTTGGAATATGAATCTAAAGTTCAGCTACAACCGCACATTGTATATTTGGCTTCGGCATGCGAGATAAAAGTAGGTGTTACCCGTAAAACTCAAGTTCCTACCAGATGGATAGATCAAGGCGCTTCTCAAGCGATTGCCATTGTTGAGGTTCCAAACCGTTATTTGGCTGGAATTACAGAGGTGGCATTAAAAGATCATTATACAGATAAAACCAATTGGAGAAAAATGCTTCAGAACTCTGTTGAGACTTTTGATCTGATTGCAGAAAAAGCCAAAATCGAAAGTTTAATTCCTGCAGAAGTCAAAGACTATTTTTACGCTCAAAAAAATGATGTTTACGAACTTCAATATCCAGTTTTAAGTTATCCTGCAAAAGTGAATAGTTTGAACTTGGATAAGACTCCTTCATTCACTGGAAAATTGACCGGAATTAAAGGTCAGTACCTATTATTTGAAAACGGAACAGTTTTTAATGTGCGTGGTTCCGAAGGTTATGTTGTCACAATAAACGTCTAG
- the sppA gene encoding signal peptide peptidase SppA — MKFLGNVIATVIGIFVFIMLFFFGVIFIGAIFGGDDSVSVKSDSVIEFNLKEIKNDYAGKYKDPWVTVFSDKKGIGLTDVINAIEAAKTDDNIKGISILNDESSLGLAQYKDLRNALESFKKSGKFVWAYANTYSQKEYYLNSVANTIYINPAGDLDFKGLSSEIMFFKDFQDKSGIHMEVIRHGKYKSAVEPFLENKMSDANREQITALLNSIWSTVSADISKSRNIPLPKLNEIANGLLARTPEMAKQQHLVDIIAYEDVYHDAIRKALKVDKDEDYNKISISDYTQNHVTTALSNTATYQIAIIYAQGEIGSGEGDVNTIGEGSMRRSLQEARKNDDVKAIVLRIDSPGGSALTSDLIWREIEITKKVKPVVVSMGNYAASGGYYIACNANKIFAENNTITGSIGVFGMLPNFSPLANKLGINSEQVKTHENSANYSPFLPVDEKFKAFTLEGVEKIYNTFVTHVAEGRKMTFAQVDSIAQGRVWSGTEALKIGLVDKIGGLNDAIAEAAKIAKVKKYSTQNYPEYEKTLNDLLGNLPFAKSKEAFIKEEIGEENYLLIEQVKKFQKQKGVQAILPYGINIY; from the coding sequence ATGAAGTTTTTAGGAAATGTAATTGCCACAGTTATTGGCATTTTTGTATTTATTATGCTCTTCTTTTTTGGAGTGATCTTTATTGGAGCCATTTTTGGTGGAGACGACTCCGTTTCTGTCAAGTCAGATTCTGTTATTGAATTCAATCTAAAAGAAATTAAAAACGATTACGCAGGAAAATATAAAGATCCTTGGGTAACTGTCTTTTCGGACAAAAAAGGCATTGGCTTGACCGATGTTATCAATGCAATTGAAGCTGCAAAAACAGACGACAATATTAAAGGTATTTCGATTTTAAACGATGAATCTTCTCTTGGTCTTGCACAATACAAAGACTTAAGAAATGCATTAGAAAGTTTTAAAAAATCAGGGAAGTTTGTTTGGGCATATGCTAATACTTATTCGCAAAAAGAATATTATTTAAATTCTGTTGCCAACACTATTTATATAAATCCAGCGGGAGATCTCGATTTTAAAGGTCTTTCTTCTGAAATTATGTTTTTTAAAGATTTTCAGGATAAATCAGGAATTCACATGGAAGTCATTCGCCACGGAAAATATAAAAGTGCCGTTGAACCTTTCTTAGAAAATAAAATGAGCGATGCCAATAGAGAACAAATCACTGCACTTTTAAATTCTATTTGGTCTACCGTTTCTGCTGATATTTCAAAAAGCAGAAATATTCCGTTGCCTAAATTAAACGAAATTGCAAACGGACTTTTGGCAAGAACTCCAGAAATGGCGAAACAACAGCATTTGGTTGATATTATTGCTTATGAAGATGTTTATCATGATGCTATTAGAAAAGCCCTGAAAGTAGACAAAGACGAAGATTACAATAAAATTTCGATCTCAGATTATACTCAAAATCACGTAACGACAGCATTATCAAATACAGCAACATATCAAATTGCTATTATTTACGCTCAAGGCGAAATTGGAAGCGGCGAAGGTGATGTAAATACTATTGGAGAAGGTTCTATGAGACGTTCTCTTCAGGAAGCTAGAAAAAATGATGATGTTAAAGCTATCGTACTTAGAATTGACAGTCCTGGCGGAAGCGCTTTGACTTCGGATCTAATTTGGAGAGAAATCGAAATCACCAAAAAAGTTAAACCAGTTGTCGTTTCTATGGGTAATTATGCTGCTTCTGGCGGTTATTATATTGCCTGTAACGCTAATAAAATATTTGCCGAAAACAATACGATTACAGGATCTATTGGGGTTTTCGGAATGCTGCCAAATTTTAGTCCATTGGCTAATAAATTAGGAATCAATTCTGAGCAGGTTAAAACACACGAGAATTCTGCAAATTACAGTCCGTTTTTACCAGTTGATGAAAAGTTTAAGGCTTTTACCTTAGAAGGCGTTGAAAAAATCTATAACACTTTTGTAACCCATGTTGCTGAAGGCCGTAAAATGACTTTTGCACAAGTAGATTCTATTGCTCAAGGAAGGGTTTGGTCTGGAACTGAAGCTTTAAAAATTGGCTTAGTGGATAAAATTGGAGGACTAAATGATGCGATTGCTGAAGCTGCCAAAATCGCTAAAGTAAAAAAATACAGTACTCAGAATTATCCTGAATACGAGAAAACGTTAAACGATCTATTGGGCAATCTTCCTTTTGCAAAATCGAAAGAAGCTTTCATTAAAGAAGAAATCGGAGAAGAAAACTATCTTCTTATTGAACAGGTAAAGAAATTCCAAAAACAAAAAGGAGTGCAAGCGATATTACCTTACGGAATCAACATTTATTAA
- a CDS encoding redox-active disulfide protein 2 has translation MKDTKFSEMSNEELIKNQKTLKTVNTIFCVVLFMLFVLNTFIVFMKGFSAMNVIPVALLPILFLNLKNLKEMKKELESRK, from the coding sequence ATGAAAGACACAAAATTCAGCGAAATGAGCAACGAAGAACTGATTAAAAATCAGAAGACACTAAAAACTGTGAATACTATTTTTTGCGTTGTTCTTTTTATGCTATTCGTTCTTAATACCTTCATTGTTTTTATGAAAGGCTTTAGCGCTATGAATGTTATTCCTGTTGCGTTATTGCCTATTCTTTTCTTGAATCTGAAGAATTTAAAGGAAATGAAAAAGGAATTGGAATCAAGAAAATAA